A genomic segment from Nitrospira sp. encodes:
- a CDS encoding Oxidoreductase, short-chain dehydrogenase/reductase family: MNRLQGKVAIITGGNAGIGEAIAKLFADEGASVVVTGRRKEELDRVVKGIGVNGGRALAVVGSVTDENHVQEVVAQTLRTFGKLHILVNNAGIGDFGKRLHETDDATWMNVLDINLTGVFRMTRAAVPEIIKSGGGAIINISTVASLVGIRGLPAYAASKGGLDALTRSIAVDYASDNIRCNVVNPGLVDTPMAASLMNDPASLDPILAHYAIRRPGKPEEVAKMVLYLASDEATWVTGATFSIDGGMTISKG; encoded by the coding sequence ATGAATCGGTTGCAGGGGAAAGTAGCCATCATCACCGGAGGCAACGCAGGAATCGGGGAGGCGATCGCCAAGCTGTTCGCCGATGAAGGGGCTTCCGTCGTCGTAACCGGCCGTCGGAAGGAAGAGCTTGATCGCGTCGTGAAGGGGATCGGTGTGAACGGGGGACGGGCCTTGGCTGTCGTCGGATCGGTCACGGATGAGAACCACGTGCAGGAAGTGGTTGCGCAGACCCTACGCACCTTCGGTAAGCTCCATATCCTCGTGAACAATGCCGGGATCGGCGATTTCGGCAAGCGGCTGCATGAAACGGACGATGCGACCTGGATGAATGTGTTGGACATCAACCTCACAGGGGTCTTTCGGATGACGCGGGCGGCGGTTCCCGAGATCATCAAGAGCGGCGGCGGCGCGATCATCAATATTTCCACCGTGGCCAGCCTGGTCGGGATTCGAGGCTTGCCGGCGTATGCCGCGTCAAAAGGCGGACTGGATGCGTTGACCAGGTCGATCGCGGTTGATTATGCCTCCGACAACATCCGGTGCAACGTGGTCAACCCCGGTCTGGTGGACACCCCCATGGCGGCATCGTTGATGAACGACCCTGCCAGCCTCGACCCGATCCTGGCGCATTATGCCATTCGGCGGCCCGGCAAGCCTGAAGAGGTAGCGAAGATGGTGCTCTATCTGGCCTCCGATGAGGCGACCTGGGTGACCGGAGCGACGTTCTCCATCGATGGAGGCATGACCATCAGCAAAGGGTGA
- a CDS encoding Shikimate kinase I, protein MESQKNLVLIGYRGTGKSTVGKILARRLHRRLVSTDAEVVKRTALSIPEIVKQFGWEHFRDLEAAVCQDVAAEERLIIDTGGGAILRPENADGLRRTGTVVWLTASVETITNRIGGDTQRPSLTGTKSFTDEIREVLTERTPKYQAAAHHLVPTDGVSTAEVAERILELLSHKPTG, encoded by the coding sequence ATGGAATCCCAAAAAAATCTCGTCTTGATCGGTTATCGAGGGACCGGCAAAAGCACGGTCGGCAAGATCCTGGCTCGGAGGCTGCATCGGCGGCTGGTATCCACGGATGCCGAGGTGGTGAAGCGGACCGCATTGTCCATTCCGGAGATCGTGAAACAGTTCGGATGGGAACATTTTCGCGACCTGGAGGCGGCCGTGTGCCAGGACGTTGCCGCGGAGGAACGATTGATCATCGACACCGGCGGCGGCGCCATCTTGCGGCCCGAAAATGCGGATGGGCTGCGACGCACCGGGACGGTCGTCTGGCTCACAGCCAGTGTGGAGACCATCACCAACCGCATCGGCGGCGATACCCAGCGCCCGTCATTGACCGGCACGAAATCGTTTACGGACGAAATTCGCGAGGTTTTGACTGAACGGACCCCTAAATACCAGGCGGCGGCCCACCATCTCGTGCCGACAGACGGCGTTTCCACGGCCGAGGTGGCGGAGCGTATCTTGGAGCTGCTTTCGCACAAACCGACCGGCTGA
- a CDS encoding Peptidoglycan-associated lipoprotein, which translates to MNGQIAGEERLSRSNIGNMLMPVDRDEKWYAEIRREETAAMEAGLKDVFYGYDRYNISDDGMTSLTSNADWLKEHPQALLKVSGHCDERGTHDYNLVLGEKRAKAAKRILVDLGVSPKQVAIVSYGKDRPFCADHDEACHQQNRRGHMLLRK; encoded by the coding sequence GTGAACGGACAAATCGCCGGAGAAGAGCGACTCAGCCGGAGTAATATCGGCAACATGTTGATGCCGGTCGATCGTGACGAGAAGTGGTACGCCGAAATTCGCCGCGAGGAAACGGCCGCGATGGAAGCAGGATTGAAAGACGTCTTTTATGGGTACGACCGCTATAATATTTCGGACGACGGGATGACCTCGCTGACGTCCAATGCCGACTGGTTGAAGGAGCATCCTCAGGCGCTCCTCAAGGTCTCCGGGCATTGCGACGAGCGTGGGACGCACGACTACAACCTGGTACTCGGAGAAAAGCGGGCCAAAGCCGCCAAGCGTATCCTGGTTGATCTGGGCGTGAGCCCCAAGCAAGTGGCGATCGTCTCCTATGGCAAGGATCGTCCCTTCTGTGCCGACCATGATGAGGCCTGTCATCAGCAGAATCGGCGCGGCCATATGTTGCTCCGCAAATAA
- a CDS encoding Shikimate 5-dehydrogenase I alpha, translated as MDITVQTQWCGIIGNPVEHSLSPAIHNAAFQKVGLNLVYLAFRVESLGDALKGVRALGNARGFSVTIPHKVAAIPFLDEVEPTAKHIGAINTILVEDGKLKGYNTDASGALRALKEGGALLDGHRVLILGSGGAARAIAFALTAGSGIAGLTILGIEEAERQKLVKDLRGKAAIPIEEGPLTLDTLRNWVPHVRTLIHCTPVGMYPRVDESCVPANLFRPELTVMDIVYNPRETKLLQEAKAAGCRTIPGLEMFLNQAVLQFELWTKHSAPTDVMRHVLESRFE; from the coding sequence ATGGACATCACGGTGCAGACTCAATGGTGCGGCATCATCGGCAATCCGGTGGAGCATTCGCTTTCACCGGCCATTCACAACGCAGCCTTTCAGAAAGTGGGACTCAATCTGGTGTACCTGGCCTTTCGCGTGGAATCCCTCGGTGACGCCCTGAAAGGGGTACGGGCGCTGGGTAATGCGCGCGGGTTCAGCGTGACGATCCCGCACAAGGTGGCGGCGATTCCGTTTTTGGACGAAGTGGAGCCTACCGCGAAACACATCGGCGCGATCAATACCATTCTGGTCGAAGACGGGAAGCTGAAGGGGTACAACACGGATGCCTCCGGCGCGTTACGCGCGTTGAAAGAAGGCGGTGCTCTGCTCGACGGTCACCGAGTGTTGATTTTGGGTTCCGGCGGAGCAGCCAGGGCGATTGCCTTTGCGCTGACGGCAGGGTCCGGGATCGCCGGGCTCACAATTCTCGGCATCGAGGAGGCCGAACGGCAGAAACTGGTGAAAGATCTGCGTGGCAAGGCGGCGATTCCTATCGAAGAAGGCCCGCTGACGTTGGATACGCTCCGCAACTGGGTACCGCACGTGCGCACATTGATCCATTGCACACCGGTCGGCATGTACCCTCGCGTAGACGAGTCCTGTGTGCCGGCGAATCTCTTCAGGCCGGAACTGACGGTGATGGATATCGTCTACAATCCGCGCGAGACGAAATTACTGCAGGAAGCGAAGGCGGCCGGTTGTCGGACCATTCCGGGGCTGGAGATGTTTCTCAATCAAGCGGTGCTGCAATTCGAACTCTGGACCAAACACTCGGCCCCGACCGATGTGATGAGGCACGTGCTGGAGTCCCGCTTTGAGTGA